The DNA sequence CAGGCAGTTTTGGGGGAGGGGCCGGGGGAGGGGGCCCCGCCAAACCATACGGAACCGGGGCGCCCCGCGGAAGCGAGGCGCCCCGGGGGCGGTGCGCGGCCAGTCTAGAACAGCCAGAAGACCAGGATCGCCAGCGGCAGCACCAGGAGCATCAGCCCGAGCAGGATCTGGATGGTGGCGCGGACGGAGTTGAAGGCCGCCTTGCGCCGCTGCGCGCCCCGCAGCGAGCCGCTCCGCTCCAGGTGCACCGAGCCGCCGCGCCAGTGGCAGTCCGGGCACGACCGGTAGCTGAAGTGGTCCAGCAGGATCCACTTGGCGGGTCGCCACCGCGGCGGCGTGCGCACCACCACCGTCCGCTGGTCGCAGCGGGGGCAGTGCTTGCCGAAAGCGGGCAGAGTCCGGGTGCTGGCACTCACGTGGAGCCGTGGAGCAGAGGCGCATGGGCGCCCGCGCGAGCGGGCAGGATTGAGGCGAACCGCCGGCGCCCCCGGTGACGGGGACGCCGGCCCGCCGGGCGGTCAGTCGCTGCCGCCGTAGTAGTCGTAGTAGTAGTAGCCGCCGTACTTGGGCACGTTCGCCTCGGGGTCGTTCAGCACCGCGCCCAGCACCGGCGCGCCCACCTGGAGCAGCTGCTGCACCGCCAGCTGCGCAGCGGCGCGCTCGGTGTGGCCGGAGCGGACCACCAGCAGCACCCCGTCCACCATCGTGCCCAGGATCGCCGCGTCGGCCGCGGCCATGAGCGGCGGCGAGTCGATCAGGATCATGTCGAACGTCTCGCCCAGCGTGGCGAGGGCGTTCCGCATGCGCAGCCCGCCCAGCAGCTCCGACGGGTTGGGCGGCAGCGTGCCCGAGGCCAGCACCGACAGGCCGGGGACGGTGGTGGCGTGCACCGCGTCCGCCGCCGCCGTGTGGCCCAGCACCAGCTGCGTGAGGCCCGGCTCGCGCGCCACGTCGAACACCTTGTGCAGGCGGGCGCGGCGCAGGTCGCAGTCCACCAGCAGCACGCGGATGCCCTGCTGCGCGAACGTCACCGCCAGGTTCGCCGCCGTGGTCGTCTTGCCCTCGCCGGGGCTGGCGCTGGTGACCACGATGGTCTTGAAGGTGCGCGCCGTCTGCGAGAAGATCAGGTTCGTGCGCAGCGTCCGGTACGCCTCGGCGGCCGACGAGTGCGCCTTGGTGATGGTCACCAGCTCGGTATGCTGGTCGGCGTCCGCCCCCGGCTTCACGCGCCGCTTGCGGCGGCCGGTGGTCTTCTCGGAGATGGGCGGCACGACGGCGAGCACGGAGAGGTTGAGCATCGACTCCACCTCGCCCTGCCGGTTGATGAAGGTGTTCAGGTTCTCCATCAGGTACGAGCTGCCGGCGCCCAGCATCAGCCCCACCAGCAGGCCGAAGAGCAGCTTGCGCGTGGGCGCCGTGCCGATGGGGTGCGTGGGCAGCGTGGCGCGGTCCACGATCTCCACCTGGCCCACCTCCACCGCCTCGGAGATGCGGGCCTTCTGCTGCTCCTCGCGCAGCTGGTCGGCCAGCTTGGCGATGGCCTCCAGCCGCTGCACCAGGCGCACCTCCTCGGCCTCCATGGGCGGCAGGCCCTGCAGCTCGGTGCCGTTGCGCTGCCGCAGCGCGTCGAGCGCCGAGATCCGGTCGTCCAGCGCCGAGACGTGCCCCTGGAGCGCGGTGAGCAGCTTGCCGCGCGTGGACGTGATCAGCTGGTCCAGGCGCTGCACGTCGGGGTTCGTGGCCGCGCTGCCGAACGCGCCCGCCGTGAGGCTGTCGCGCGAGGTCTGGTACTGGAGCAGCTTGGCGAAGAGCTGGCTCATCACCGGGTCGCTGGCGATCTCGGGCGACGAGAGCATCGCCTGGAGGCCCTGGTCGCGCTGGGCGCCCGAGCCGCGCAGGCGGTCCAGCAGCCCGCGCGCGATGCGGCGGTCGGTGTCCATCTGCTCGCGCCGCGACTCCAGCTCGGCCAGCGCGGCCTGCTGCCCGGTCAGCTTCTCCTTGGAGCTGTACACCTGCGCCCGGCTGCGGAAGTCGCTGAGCGCCAGCTGCGCCGCGTTGAGCGCCGAGTCGGTGTGCACCAGCTGCGACTCGATGAACACGCGGCGGCGGCGCGACTGCTGCTGGGCGGAGCCGGCGTTGATGTCGCGGAAGGCGTCGATGGCCGCGTTGACCACATCCTGCGCCATCTTCGGGTCCTGCGCCTCGATGCTCACGTCGATGAAGTCGGTCTTCTCGCGCACCGCGGCGTGGACGTTCAGCGTCAGCCATGCGATGGCCGTCTCGCGGGGCACCACCACGATCCTCACCGAGCCCGACCGCTTGACGGGGCGCACCGTGAAGCGCACGCCGTCCAGCTGCACCGGCTGGTCGAAGGCCGCCGTGGCGCTGCGCCCATGGGCCGACACCGTCACGCTCTGGGCCGAGAACGCCAGCGACAGGGTGTCGGACTCGATGTCCGGGTCCACCCACGTATCCTTGAGCATGCCGGCCGAGCCGCGCACGGGCATCACCGAGAGGCGCAGGCCCACCTTGTCCACCACCTGGGCGGCCACCGCGCGGCTGCGCAGAACCTGCACCTGCGAGAGCAGCGGGTCGGTGATGGGCCCGGCGATCTTGGTCGCCGCGTCGTTGCCCAGGCCGCTGGTGAGCGCGCCGCGGTTGTCCACGAAGCGGACGGCGGCGGCGGCGCTGTACGTGGGGGGCGTGGTGTAGACCAGGTACGCCGCCAGGCCCAGGCCGGCGAGCGCGCAGGCGATCACCAGGAACCAGTGGCGCCGGAGCACGGCCACGTAGTCGCGGATCGCGGCCGAGTCCACGCCCCAGCCGGGAACGAAGTCCGGCCCCGAGGCGGGGCCGCCGGGGTCCACGTCGCCCGGAGCGGTCCAGCCGGGCAGCGACTTGTCGGGCATCGGCTTCATTTCCGCAGCAGCGTGATGAGGGTGGCGAGCGCGGCGACCACGCTGGCGGCCGGCACGACGTACTGGCGGAACGTGTCGCCCTTCTGCGGCACCACGATCTGGTCGCCGGAGCGGACCTCCATGAGGGAGACGGCGGTCGAGGGGTGCGCCAGGTCCAGGAGCACCGCCTGCCCGCCGCGGCGCAGCTCCACGCGTCGCAGCTCCGCGCGTTCGGTGGCGCCGCCGGCGACCGCCACGGCCTGGCCGATGGTGGTGCCCAGGCGCATGGGGTACAGGTTGGGCTGCCTCACCTCGCCGCCCACCGCGATGCGGAAGAGCGGCTGCACCACGAACTGCGGGCTCGTTTCGTACCGGGCCAGCAGGGTGCCCACGCGCTGCTGCGCGGTCTCCACCGGCACCCCGGCCACCTTGACCTCGCGGAAGAGCGGGTGCGCCACGCTGCTGTCGGCCTGCACGTCGAAGTCGCCGCTCAGCTCGGGCTTGCGCCACACGGTGATGCGGATCACGTCGCCGGGGCCCAGCTGGGCGGGCGGCTGGGACTGAGCCGACGCACGGGGCGCGAGCGCTCCGAGGGCCAGCAGGGAAAGGCAGAGATACGTTCTCATGGACTCGGATTCGGCACGGACGAGGGGGTCTGCAGGGGCTCCCGGCGAGCTAAGGATGGGAGCCCACGAAAGATACTACACATCGGCGTCGGCCGCCACGTAACCCGCGGGCCGGCGCGGCTCCACGTCCGCCGCGTCGCCGACGCGGCCGGACGGAGTGCTTTCCGAGGAGCCGGCCGATGCGGCGGATCGTACCGGGCCCGACGGCGTGGACACGCTCGCGGCCTCCGGCCGTGCCTCGTCCTCCACCATCCCGCGGAGGAGGCGCTCGACCTCGCGGGCCCAAGCGGCGGTCGCGTGGCGGCGGTCGTAGCGGTCCTCGGCGGCGAGGCGGGCGCGGCGGCCCAGCTCCCCCGCGAGCTGCGGATCGTCACGCAGCGCGAGGATCGCAT is a window from the Longimicrobiaceae bacterium genome containing:
- a CDS encoding polysaccharide biosynthesis tyrosine autokinase, producing the protein MPDKSLPGWTAPGDVDPGGPASGPDFVPGWGVDSAAIRDYVAVLRRHWFLVIACALAGLGLAAYLVYTTPPTYSAAAAVRFVDNRGALTSGLGNDAATKIAGPITDPLLSQVQVLRSRAVAAQVVDKVGLRLSVMPVRGSAGMLKDTWVDPDIESDTLSLAFSAQSVTVSAHGRSATAAFDQPVQLDGVRFTVRPVKRSGSVRIVVVPRETAIAWLTLNVHAAVREKTDFIDVSIEAQDPKMAQDVVNAAIDAFRDINAGSAQQQSRRRRVFIESQLVHTDSALNAAQLALSDFRSRAQVYSSKEKLTGQQAALAELESRREQMDTDRRIARGLLDRLRGSGAQRDQGLQAMLSSPEIASDPVMSQLFAKLLQYQTSRDSLTAGAFGSAATNPDVQRLDQLITSTRGKLLTALQGHVSALDDRISALDALRQRNGTELQGLPPMEAEEVRLVQRLEAIAKLADQLREEQQKARISEAVEVGQVEIVDRATLPTHPIGTAPTRKLLFGLLVGLMLGAGSSYLMENLNTFINRQGEVESMLNLSVLAVVPPISEKTTGRRKRRVKPGADADQHTELVTITKAHSSAAEAYRTLRTNLIFSQTARTFKTIVVTSASPGEGKTTTAANLAVTFAQQGIRVLLVDCDLRRARLHKVFDVAREPGLTQLVLGHTAAADAVHATTVPGLSVLASGTLPPNPSELLGGLRMRNALATLGETFDMILIDSPPLMAAADAAILGTMVDGVLLVVRSGHTERAAAQLAVQQLLQVGAPVLGAVLNDPEANVPKYGGYYYYDYYGGSD
- a CDS encoding polysaccharide biosynthesis/export family protein, translating into MRTYLCLSLLALGALAPRASAQSQPPAQLGPGDVIRITVWRKPELSGDFDVQADSSVAHPLFREVKVAGVPVETAQQRVGTLLARYETSPQFVVQPLFRIAVGGEVRQPNLYPMRLGTTIGQAVAVAGGATERAELRRVELRRGGQAVLLDLAHPSTAVSLMEVRSGDQIVVPQKGDTFRQYVVPAASVVAALATLITLLRK